A genome region from Sphingomonas sp. BGYR3 includes the following:
- the flhA gene encoding flagellar biosynthesis protein FlhA: MPIVRNSALPLAILLLVLLMVVPIPAFLLDVFFILNIAISLAVLMVALNAQKPLDFSAFPSVLLFATLFRLGLNVASTRVVLVHGHEGEAAAGHVIEAFGTFLIGGDYVVGLLVFAILMIINMVVVTKGAGRVSEVSARFTLDALPGKQMAIDADLNAGLITADEARAKRVEVATEADFYGAMDGSSKFVKGDAVAGLLILAVNIIGGLILGVVSHQLSIGDAARTYIMLAIGDALVAQVPALLLSIAAAAIVTRVTSSQDLAGQIGGQFGSSRTWTPVAAILALLGVLPGMPTLIILPAAAAAGFAAYRLRRAERRPPPPEPVAPQPDLSRIGWDEVADTLMIQVDIGYGLVPLADERRGGPVMGRITGVRRQLSKELGFVVPQVRVRDDINLAPYAYRVLIGGVIVGEDSVSPDEMLALDTGQAIGAVQGKRVKDPTFGLDAVWIRAGDADAATGQGYLVVDPATVIATHLNQLLIQHAADLLGPDEVQSLLDELKERHAALVGSLSPNPLPLTTLTQVLKGLLAENIPLKEFRRIAAAIAVAAQRSIDAEEIIELIRPDLGPLIIQKLCGVREPLRVMTLEGQLEALLSQAVRGDMSRRHAIDPELGRRIADALQRAAQPLVADAKPFALVVQPGIRLAIRKLVRTVLPDTPVMSFFEVPEDKPVEVVAVIGAPEALPA, translated from the coding sequence ATGCCGATCGTCCGCAACAGCGCGCTGCCGCTGGCGATCCTGCTGCTCGTCCTGTTGATGGTGGTGCCGATTCCGGCATTCCTGCTGGACGTGTTCTTCATCCTGAACATCGCCATCAGCCTGGCGGTGCTGATGGTTGCGCTGAATGCGCAAAAGCCGCTGGATTTCTCCGCCTTTCCGTCCGTGCTGCTGTTCGCCACGCTGTTTCGCCTGGGCCTGAACGTCGCATCGACCCGCGTCGTGCTGGTCCACGGGCATGAGGGCGAGGCCGCGGCCGGCCATGTGATCGAGGCGTTCGGCACGTTCCTGATCGGCGGCGATTATGTCGTCGGTCTGCTGGTCTTTGCGATCTTGATGATCATCAACATGGTCGTCGTGACCAAGGGCGCGGGCCGCGTGTCGGAAGTGTCGGCGCGCTTTACCCTGGACGCCCTGCCCGGCAAGCAGATGGCGATCGACGCCGATCTGAACGCTGGCCTGATCACCGCCGACGAGGCGCGGGCCAAGCGGGTCGAGGTGGCGACCGAGGCCGATTTCTATGGCGCGATGGACGGTTCGTCCAAGTTCGTGAAGGGCGATGCCGTTGCGGGCCTGCTGATCCTGGCGGTCAACATCATCGGCGGCCTGATCCTGGGCGTGGTCAGCCATCAGCTGAGCATCGGCGATGCGGCCCGCACCTATATCATGCTGGCCATCGGCGACGCGCTGGTGGCGCAGGTGCCGGCACTGTTGCTGTCGATTGCCGCCGCCGCCATCGTGACCCGCGTCACGTCCAGCCAGGACCTGGCCGGACAGATTGGCGGCCAGTTCGGATCGTCGCGCACCTGGACCCCGGTTGCCGCGATCCTGGCGTTGCTGGGCGTGCTGCCCGGGATGCCGACGCTGATCATCCTGCCCGCAGCGGCTGCCGCCGGATTTGCCGCCTATCGCCTGCGTCGGGCCGAGCGCCGTCCGCCGCCGCCAGAGCCGGTCGCGCCGCAGCCCGACCTGTCGCGCATCGGATGGGACGAGGTTGCCGACACGCTGATGATCCAGGTGGATATCGGTTATGGTCTGGTGCCGCTGGCCGACGAGCGGCGCGGTGGCCCCGTCATGGGCCGCATCACCGGCGTGCGCCGCCAGTTGTCCAAGGAACTGGGTTTCGTGGTGCCGCAGGTGCGGGTGCGCGACGACATCAACCTTGCCCCCTATGCATATCGCGTGCTGATCGGCGGCGTCATCGTCGGTGAGGACAGCGTGTCGCCCGACGAGATGCTGGCGCTGGACACCGGTCAGGCGATCGGAGCGGTGCAAGGCAAGCGGGTCAAGGACCCGACCTTTGGCCTGGACGCGGTCTGGATCCGCGCGGGCGATGCCGATGCGGCGACGGGTCAGGGCTATCTGGTGGTCGATCCGGCGACGGTGATCGCCACCCATCTGAACCAGTTGCTGATCCAGCACGCCGCCGACCTGCTTGGCCCGGACGAGGTGCAGTCGCTGCTGGACGAACTGAAGGAGCGCCATGCCGCGCTGGTCGGATCGCTCAGCCCCAATCCGCTGCCGCTGACCACGCTGACCCAGGTGCTGAAGGGGCTTCTGGCCGAGAATATTCCGCTGAAGGAATTCCGCCGCATCGCCGCCGCCATCGCCGTGGCTGCCCAGCGCAGCATCGATGCGGAGGAGATTATCGAGCTGATCCGGCCCGACCTTGGCCCGCTGATCATCCAGAAGCTGTGCGGCGTGCGCGAGCCGCTGCGCGTGATGACGCTGGAAGGACAGCTGGAGGCGCTGTTGAGCCAGGCCGTGCGCGGCGACATGAGCCGCCGCCACGCCATCGATCCCGAACTGGGCCGCCGCATCGCCGATGCGCTGCAACGCGCCGCCCAGCCGCTGGTCGCCGATGCCAAGCCGTTCGCGCTGGTGGTTCAGCCGGGCATCCGCCTGGCGATCCGCAAGCTGGTTCGGACCGTGCTGCCCGACACGCCGGTCATGAGCTTTTTCGAGGTGCCCGAGGACAAGCCCGTCGAGGTGGTGGCCGTGATCGGTGCGCCGGAGGCATTGCCCGCATGA
- the fliA gene encoding RNA polymerase sigma factor FliA, translating into MNAPFFPDRPLTYSSAAAQARDKDALARKYLPLVRRVAWHVHGAMSTLIEVEDLIQIGLVALIEAADQFEERGTATFEQYLTTRVRGSMIDALRRNATMTRGAMRRKREYRETIAMLTTDLGRPPRDAEVAARLGVTLDKLRTDYAGAEALRFDSIDELYDDEAPWFMSDAPDPFEALAEGDQREALAATIAELPEREALVIQLYYVEELNLEEIGEVLGVGSARICQIKKSAHERLRKGLMRRLG; encoded by the coding sequence ATGAACGCGCCCTTTTTCCCCGACCGGCCGCTGACCTATTCCTCCGCCGCCGCACAGGCACGGGACAAGGATGCGCTGGCCCGCAAATATCTGCCGCTGGTGCGCCGGGTCGCGTGGCACGTGCACGGCGCGATGAGCACGCTGATCGAGGTGGAGGACCTGATCCAGATCGGGCTGGTCGCGCTGATCGAGGCGGCCGACCAGTTCGAGGAGCGGGGCACCGCGACGTTCGAGCAATATCTGACGACGCGGGTGCGCGGCAGCATGATCGATGCGCTGCGCCGGAACGCGACCATGACGCGCGGCGCGATGCGCCGGAAACGCGAATATCGGGAGACGATCGCGATGCTGACCACCGATCTGGGCCGGCCGCCGCGTGATGCGGAGGTTGCCGCACGGCTGGGCGTGACGCTGGACAAGCTGCGCACGGACTATGCCGGGGCAGAGGCGTTGCGGTTCGATTCGATCGATGAGCTTTACGACGACGAAGCGCCCTGGTTCATGTCGGACGCGCCCGATCCGTTCGAAGCGCTGGCCGAGGGGGATCAGCGCGAGGCGCTGGCCGCGACGATCGCCGAATTGCCCGAGCGCGAGGCGCTGGTCATCCAGCTTTATTATGTCGAGGAACTGAACCTTGAGGAGATTGGCGAGGTGCTGGGCGTCGGTTCGGCGCGCATCTGTCAGATCAAGAAAAGCGCGCACGAACGACTGCGCAAGGGGTTGATGCGGCGACTGGGCTGA
- the mutS gene encoding DNA mismatch repair protein MutS: MMAQYLALKAEAADCLLFYRMGDFFELFFDDARVAAACLDIALTARGEHQGEKIPMCGVPVHSATAYLQRLIKAGHRVAIAEQTETPEQAKKRGGSKALVGRAIVRVVTAGTLTEEALLDARAANWCAAVGEAAGGMAIAAADISTGRFEIIETSAEGVGAAIARLSPAELIAAEGSAVDAAATTLRARTDFDSSRGEARLKSLFGVATLDGFGQFSRAALAAAGGLIAYLDHTAKGSLPFLRPPRIQSSEATMAIDAATRESLELTVSQSGTRRGSLLDAVDRTVTGAGARLLTADIAAPLMDRAAIAERLDLVQHFHDDAGRRDQLRSALRAMPDIGRAIGRIAAGRGSPRDLGQLRDGLDGAWRLAERLERAGGPLLLAVLLPDMRGHGALIDLLRRALVSEPPIDAAQGGYIAEGFDAALDDLRRTGAGGRQAIAGLEAEYRARTGISALKVRHNNVLGYHIEVPARHADALMAPDSGFIHRQTMAGAVRFNAADLHDVAMKVAQASSHALAAEAAHLEELTEQALSSREAIARTADAVARLDVAAALAERAAEGGWARPDIADHPCFEVTGGRHPVVESALARSGERFVANDCGLSPDNRLWLVTGPNMGGKSTFLRQNALIAVLAQAGSYVPAATARLGLVDRLFSRVGASDNLARGRSTFMVEMVETAAILAQATPDSFVILDEVGRGTSTYDGLAIAWAVVEAVHDDNRCRCLFATHYHELTRLAERCPALSLHHVRAREWKGDLVLLHEVAEGPADRSYGLAVARLAGLPPATLARAKAVLARLEAGREKTGGIAAGLDDLPLFAAMADAEPEAADPLREALATLDVDALSPRDALDQLYRLKGLLD; this comes from the coding sequence ATGATGGCGCAATATCTGGCGCTGAAGGCAGAGGCGGCGGATTGCCTGCTGTTTTACCGCATGGGCGATTTTTTCGAACTGTTCTTCGACGATGCCAGGGTGGCGGCCGCGTGCCTCGACATCGCATTGACGGCGCGGGGCGAGCATCAGGGCGAAAAAATACCGATGTGCGGCGTGCCGGTCCATTCGGCGACGGCCTATCTGCAGCGACTGATCAAGGCGGGGCACCGCGTCGCGATTGCCGAACAGACCGAAACGCCGGAACAGGCGAAGAAGCGCGGCGGCAGCAAGGCGCTGGTCGGGCGCGCCATCGTGCGGGTGGTGACGGCGGGCACGCTGACCGAGGAAGCGTTGCTGGATGCCCGCGCGGCAAACTGGTGCGCCGCGGTGGGGGAGGCAGCGGGCGGCATGGCCATCGCCGCTGCCGACATCTCGACCGGACGGTTCGAGATCATCGAGACATCGGCCGAGGGCGTCGGGGCGGCCATTGCCCGCCTGTCCCCGGCAGAGCTGATCGCGGCGGAGGGATCGGCCGTGGATGCCGCCGCCACGACGCTGCGCGCGCGGACCGATTTCGACAGCAGCCGGGGCGAGGCGCGGCTGAAATCCCTGTTCGGCGTGGCGACGCTGGATGGTTTTGGCCAGTTCAGCCGGGCGGCGCTGGCGGCGGCGGGTGGCCTCATCGCCTATCTCGACCACACGGCAAAGGGGTCACTGCCTTTCCTTCGTCCGCCCCGTATTCAGTCGAGCGAGGCGACGATGGCGATCGACGCTGCCACGCGCGAAAGCCTTGAACTGACCGTCAGCCAGTCCGGCACGCGGCGGGGCAGCCTGCTCGACGCTGTCGACCGCACCGTCACCGGGGCGGGCGCGCGATTGCTGACCGCCGACATCGCCGCCCCGCTGATGGACCGGGCGGCCATCGCCGAACGGCTCGATCTGGTTCAGCATTTCCATGACGATGCAGGACGGCGCGATCAGCTTCGCTCGGCCCTGCGCGCCATGCCCGATATCGGCCGCGCCATCGGCCGGATCGCAGCCGGCCGCGGCAGCCCGCGCGATCTGGGCCAACTTCGCGACGGGCTGGACGGCGCATGGCGGCTGGCCGAGCGCCTGGAACGGGCGGGCGGCCCGCTGCTGCTTGCCGTGCTGCTGCCCGATATGCGCGGCCATGGCGCGCTCATTGACCTGCTCCGGCGCGCGCTGGTGTCCGAACCGCCCATCGACGCTGCTCAGGGCGGGTATATTGCCGAGGGGTTCGACGCTGCGCTCGACGATCTGCGCCGCACGGGCGCCGGCGGACGGCAGGCGATTGCCGGGCTGGAGGCCGAATACCGCGCCCGCACCGGCATCTCCGCGCTCAAGGTGCGGCACAACAATGTCCTTGGCTATCATATCGAAGTGCCGGCCCGGCACGCCGATGCGCTGATGGCGCCGGACAGCGGCTTCATCCATCGACAGACCATGGCGGGCGCAGTCCGGTTCAACGCCGCCGATCTGCACGATGTGGCGATGAAGGTGGCTCAGGCTAGCAGCCATGCCCTGGCCGCCGAGGCTGCGCATCTTGAGGAACTGACCGAACAGGCGCTGTCCAGCCGGGAAGCGATTGCCCGCACCGCCGACGCCGTCGCTCGGCTGGACGTGGCCGCCGCGCTTGCCGAACGCGCGGCAGAGGGCGGCTGGGCCCGCCCCGACATTGCCGACCATCCGTGTTTCGAGGTGACGGGCGGTCGCCATCCCGTCGTCGAATCGGCGCTGGCCCGGTCCGGCGAACGGTTCGTCGCCAATGACTGCGGCCTGTCGCCCGATAACCGGCTGTGGCTGGTGACCGGCCCCAATATGGGCGGCAAATCCACGTTCCTGCGTCAGAACGCGCTGATCGCCGTGCTGGCACAGGCCGGCAGCTACGTGCCCGCGGCAACGGCCCGGCTCGGGCTGGTCGACCGGTTGTTCAGCCGGGTCGGCGCGTCGGACAATCTGGCACGCGGCCGATCGACTTTCATGGTCGAAATGGTCGAAACCGCCGCAATTCTGGCGCAGGCGACACCGGACAGCTTCGTCATTCTGGATGAGGTAGGGCGCGGCACCAGCACCTATGACGGCCTTGCCATCGCCTGGGCGGTGGTGGAGGCGGTGCATGACGACAATCGCTGCCGCTGCCTGTTCGCCACCCATTATCACGAGCTGACCCGGCTGGCGGAACGCTGCCCGGCCCTGTCGCTCCACCATGTCCGTGCGCGCGAATGGAAGGGCGATCTGGTCCTGCTGCACGAAGTGGCAGAGGGGCCGGCGGATCGCAGCTATGGCCTGGCCGTCGCACGGCTCGCCGGTCTGCCGCCTGCAACCCTTGCCCGGGCAAAGGCCGTGTTGGCCCGGCTGGAGGCGGGGCGTGAGAAGACCGGCGGCATTGCCGCTGGCCTGGACGACCTGCCCCTGTTCGCCGCGATGGCGGATGCGGAGCCGGAGGCCGCGGACCCGCTGCGCGAGGCACTGGCCACGCTGGACGTCGACGCGCTCAGCCCGCGCGACGCGCTGGACCAGCTTTATCGGCTAAAGGGGCTGCTGGACTGA
- a CDS encoding NADP-dependent malic enzyme: MTDETNQFSDREALRFHAEGRPGKIEIVASKPLTTQRDLALAYSPGVAVPVKAIAEDPATAYDYTAKGNLVAVISNGTAILGLGNLGALASKPVMEGKAVLFKRFADVDSIDIELKTEDVNRFIDAVELMEPTFGGINLEDIKAPECFIIEQTLRERMNIPVFHDDQHGTAIITAAGLINACLLTGRSFADIKVVVNGAGAAAIACTELMKAMGVRHENVLMCDRTGVITVDREDVNQWQSAHAAITDRKTLTDALSGADVFLGLSAAGALKPEMVKDMAPAPIIFAMANPEPEIRPELAKAARPDAIVATGRSDYPNQVNNVLGFPFIFRGALDVRATGINDEMKIAAANAIAELAREQVPEEVALAYGVQHSFGPEYIIPAPFDPRLMEVVPAAVAKAAMDSGVATKPILDMAAYRQSLKARLNPTTSVLSLAYEGARAKPKRVVFAEGEEEVVLRAAIAFKEGGYGTPVLVGRDSTLDRLKALGANPDDFELHNSAHSPLVPRMVEFLYARLQRRGYLRRDIERLVNRDRNIFGALLLQMGEGDVMITGTTRTWAETMRQVRRVIDPSPGRIPFGIHVLVGQSHTVFIADTTVNERPTAEELAQIAEGTAAVARRMGVEPRVAFVSYSTFGNPEGRWIDNLRGAVKLLDEQNPGFEYEGEMPPDVALNPRQLANYPFARLSGPANVLIMPGLQSANISAKLLRELGGDATIGPMLVGMEKPVQIAPMSSTASDLVTLAVLAAGGIVQ, translated from the coding sequence ATGACCGACGAGACCAACCAGTTTTCCGACCGCGAGGCCCTGCGCTTTCATGCCGAGGGTCGCCCCGGCAAGATCGAGATCGTCGCGTCCAAGCCGCTGACGACGCAGCGCGACCTGGCACTGGCCTATTCGCCGGGCGTCGCCGTGCCGGTAAAGGCGATCGCCGAGGATCCGGCCACCGCCTATGATTACACGGCCAAGGGCAATCTTGTGGCGGTGATTTCCAACGGCACGGCGATCCTGGGCCTGGGCAATCTGGGCGCGCTGGCGTCAAAGCCGGTGATGGAGGGCAAGGCGGTCCTGTTCAAACGCTTTGCCGATGTCGATTCGATCGACATCGAGCTGAAGACCGAGGATGTGAACCGCTTCATCGATGCGGTCGAACTGATGGAGCCGACATTCGGCGGCATCAACCTTGAGGATATCAAGGCGCCGGAATGTTTCATCATCGAGCAGACGCTGCGCGAGCGCATGAACATTCCGGTGTTCCACGACGATCAGCACGGAACCGCGATCATCACCGCCGCGGGCCTGATCAACGCGTGCCTTCTTACCGGGCGCAGCTTTGCCGATATCAAGGTGGTGGTGAACGGCGCGGGCGCTGCCGCGATTGCGTGCACCGAACTGATGAAGGCGATGGGCGTCCGGCACGAAAACGTGCTGATGTGCGACCGCACCGGCGTCATCACCGTCGACCGCGAAGATGTGAACCAGTGGCAGTCGGCGCACGCGGCGATCACCGACCGCAAGACGCTGACCGACGCATTGTCGGGGGCGGACGTGTTCCTGGGCCTGTCGGCGGCGGGCGCGCTGAAGCCGGAGATGGTCAAGGACATGGCGCCTGCACCGATCATCTTTGCCATGGCCAATCCGGAGCCGGAAATCCGCCCTGAACTGGCCAAGGCGGCGCGGCCCGATGCCATTGTGGCGACGGGCCGGTCGGATTATCCGAACCAGGTCAACAACGTCCTCGGCTTTCCCTTCATCTTCCGCGGCGCGTTGGATGTGCGCGCAACGGGCATCAACGATGAAATGAAGATTGCGGCGGCCAATGCCATCGCCGAACTGGCCCGCGAACAGGTGCCGGAGGAAGTGGCCCTGGCCTATGGCGTCCAGCACAGCTTTGGTCCCGAATACATCATCCCCGCGCCGTTCGATCCGCGCCTGATGGAGGTGGTGCCCGCCGCCGTCGCCAAGGCGGCGATGGATTCGGGGGTTGCGACCAAGCCCATTCTTGACATGGCCGCGTATCGCCAGTCGCTGAAGGCGCGGCTCAATCCCACGACATCGGTGCTCAGCCTTGCCTATGAAGGCGCGCGGGCCAAGCCCAAGCGCGTCGTCTTTGCCGAGGGCGAGGAAGAGGTGGTGCTGCGCGCGGCCATCGCCTTCAAGGAAGGCGGCTATGGCACGCCGGTCCTGGTCGGCCGCGATTCGACGCTCGACCGGCTGAAGGCGCTGGGCGCCAATCCCGATGATTTCGAACTGCACAACAGCGCCCATTCGCCGCTGGTGCCGCGCATGGTCGAGTTCCTCTATGCCCGGTTGCAGCGGCGCGGCTATCTGCGCCGCGATATCGAACGGCTGGTCAATCGCGATCGCAACATCTTTGGCGCGCTGCTGCTGCAGATGGGCGAGGGCGATGTGATGATCACCGGCACCACCCGGACCTGGGCCGAAACCATGCGTCAGGTCCGCCGCGTCATCGACCCGTCGCCCGGCCGGATCCCGTTCGGCATCCATGTGCTGGTCGGTCAGTCGCATACGGTGTTCATCGCCGACACGACGGTGAACGAGCGGCCGACCGCCGAGGAACTGGCCCAGATTGCCGAGGGCACCGCAGCGGTGGCGCGCCGGATGGGCGTGGAGCCGCGCGTGGCGTTCGTTTCCTATTCGACGTTCGGCAACCCGGAGGGCCGCTGGATCGACAATCTGCGGGGCGCGGTGAAGCTGCTCGACGAACAAAACCCCGGCTTTGAATATGAAGGCGAAATGCCGCCGGACGTGGCGCTGAACCCCAGGCAGCTGGCCAATTATCCGTTTGCCCGGCTGTCCGGCCCGGCCAATGTGCTGATCATGCCCGGCCTGCAATCGGCGAATATTTCCGCCAAGCTGCTGCGCGAACTGGGCGGGGACGCCACGATCGGTCCGATGCTGGTCGGCATGGAAAAGCCGGTGCAGATCGCCCCGATGAGTTCGACTGCCAGCGATCTGGTGACGCTGGCCGTGCTGGCGGCGGGCGGCATCGTCCAGTGA